The Glycine soja cultivar W05 chromosome 4, ASM419377v2, whole genome shotgun sequence genomic sequence GTGAAAATAGAGGTTCCGAAAAAACCGATCAATCAGAGactgtatataaatatataagacGGGTCTAAAGAAGAAGAGtttcttcttctgttttctctctcttccagAAAAAGAATCTAAGAAGATTCCTTGTTCTGTTGCATCAGGgatctaaaattattattctgaaCAGAAGATCGACGACGACGACGTAGATCTGAGGTGAGGTATGGCGGAAGAGTTTCAAGTTGTAAGATGTGGATAATGGAGAGTAGAGAGGGGAATGAGGAGGGAGTATATTCCAGAAGAAAacccttaattaattttaattgattgcaGATTAGTTTTGTTAATTGGGATTTGGTTGGAAGGTggtgtatgtgtgtgtacaACTACAATATACAACAGTGGTATGGTATTGGTATTGGTAGGGTAAAGGTATGGTTGCAGCGTGTGTAGACCTGTGGGTGACTAACACCACCACCTTGACCTTACGCGTTTGGTTTTGGTGCCAaactgttgttttttttttttaattgataatgttAACCGATACTCTAACCAAACtctttaaagaatttaaaatatttttttattaaaagataaaaaattatgttgtatATAAATTTTGTCGACACTAATTATTaagacattattattattttgttgtagAACTAAGGGAGATGAACGGACTAATACACAATCATTTTGAATCTTATACTTCTCACCACTTTGGACCACGTTTCTgcatgtaataaaataaaatacaattttattatttaaataatttaaaataagattttctaACATTAAAAGGGCATAAATGTTAGATTATGTTGGATTCACATAGGTAAGAATAATTTagttaatgaaagaaaaataagttaaaagataggtaaataattacttttattctTAATTGTGTAATTTGTTGATAAATGTGTTCCTATAAgatataaatgtaaaattttagttctcaaaaatattaaaagtacgACAAATATATTCGACGTCAACTTTTgttcattattattaaaaaagttgTCTATGTGGCACAAAGGAGACAAATTTGTTACAAGATTGATTGTCAACGTAAACATACTGATTAGATTTGACGAAAATATTAGtaagatatcatttttttacGTAAATGTcagtaatattttattagacGAAAATGtccataatttttcttgaaggaAATTGACAGTAATTTTTTAACCTAAATGTCAGTATGTTTCGTTGAaccaaaatgttaataaattatcaattttgaaCGAAAATATcagtaatttcattttatttaagagtaaaatataattttatggtagattttcatcattttttattgttacaaGTATAACGtcacaataattatttaaaaaatattttggcaaacataatttaaaacaaacataataatatcaataatattaattatgaaccataatttgtctatcataatataaattacccaaaataaatattgtaccaTAATAAGtaccaaaatataaatattgtattttGCAACTTGAACTTGTTGTCTTGttggttttctttgttttgcatACCTCCATGTTCTAGGGAATGGCAGGTTTTGTACTTTTCTCTAGCTTTATACCAACATAAATTTTCTGAATGACATATCTTGCAGTAAGGAAAGGGGGTCACGGGTCACTGGCAATCTTCTAACATTGATATTCTTTTCactatctttttcttctttatttccctttttcATAAGTATCATCCTTCCTGTTTGTTGCTACATTGCTTCTCTAAGAGCTTGGAATGAATAGATCCTTCAACAACTCATCAATAAATACTTAGTGGCTATTACCCTCTAACGCTTGATTGTAAGGAATATGCATACATATTAATCTCAACCTCTCAGATTTATTGAGGGAGAAGTGTGAGGTCTTTTCAAACAAGCGTGAAAAAGAAGAACAACCAACGTTTAGGAAAGGAAGCAATGGAAGTGTGTGAGAAGAAGAACAAGAGAAGAAGAACTACAACCAGTGttacaaaaaggaagcatcttGGGGAAGgaagccagaagaagaaaaaggaaaaacgtTTGGGAAAGAAAGCCAGAAGAAAAAGACGCATAAGCAAGTGTGaacaatgaatttttatttgaaattattaatgTCACAAATATCCCTACTCTCATAGTGTGGGAATATCAAAAGTCAATAAAAAGTTACATGATATGTTAGAAAAGTGgtctcagttatcttaagaagggggattgaattaagatacacaAGTTAtcccctaattaaaatttaactttcttttttattaacaatGCAACCCTTATTATGAATTACTCTAAGAACaattcaaaaacaaacaaacttcttttaaacaaaatataaacaataataaataaaagaagtttaagggaagagagaatacaaactcaatttttatactggttcggccacggCCTGTGCCTACTTtcaatccccaagcaacccgcttgggattttcactatcttgtaaaatgtcttttacaaagtctgagcCATACaaggataacccttcccttgcgTTCAGAAATccccttacaacttaagagacccttggTCCCTTAACCAATctcttgaagaagaagaagaagaagaattctctctttaagagaaagatattataattgaatatcactcaagattccttattgaatttgcaagtattttggccaaggaattctttttGAGAGTTATAAGACAATTTTAtattgagaggataagacaatttgtTCAAAAAAACTCTAAGAAATTTCGTAACCCAAGTCATCTATTTATAAgtctttgatgaccattcaaaaaACTCTTgaatagttgtgactcttgggagttatttttgaaaattccttactggtaatcaattacataaaagtggtaatcgattacacagttagttTCTAAAGAATTGTGACTCTtcagacttgaaatttgaatttctatgtctggtaatcgattacacacaagctgtaatcgattacaggctttaaaatttaaattcaaatttctaaaggcttttacaAAACGTCTAaaacttctggtaatcgattacaagccttgtgtaatcgattacagactttaaaatttagattcaaattttgtaagagcatttcagaaattaatttggtcactggtaatcgattacatcctctagtaatcgattaccagagagtaaatatcatttttatgaaatctcaaaaagcttttgaaaaataTCCTTTGGCCAAACCTGTGCATCATCAATTAAGAAACTTTTCCTTAGATTCTAAGAACTAAGTtcatcaattatcttgaatttctGGATTCTTAACTTGGATCAAACGTGAGAAACGCttatctttgacatcatcaaaacttcatatcatATTTGTCTCTACATGACAAATATGTCTCTATGTTGGTAATTAGAGATTATCAAGTTGGAAATATTTTCAATGACAAATGCGTCCCTTTGTATCACATAGGTAACTTTTTTAATAGTGATAGACGGAAGTTGACGACcgaatatatttattgtattttttacatttttgagaattaaatttgtatttatatCTTTTAGTGACATATTTATCAACGAATTACACATTCCGaaacaaaaatgactatttaccctaaaagatatataaggaaaaaaaacaatgttgtctacatattttttagttagtggaataataattagtaataaatcataaataaattaaataataaaataattaatatattatatgatgGTTGTAAAAACTGAACTTTTGTAATAGTTTTTTtcgatttttaaatatatatttttatttattgaggaTGTTAAAATGGATTAGAGTTGTCAAATTATTTAGGGATTTTAATTCACCAGTTTGTTTTGACCTATATTGTTTAACCCATTAAGAAAATTGGACGTTGTTTTAACctatattgttttaattaagaCACGTAATCGGACTACATAATTCAACGGAGTTGGTATTTAGTGTCAGTCTATTCTACTTGTTCTAGTGGCTAGTGTAAACGTTGATGCGGTTGATCACTTATATGATTaagcttaaaattaattctcctttatgcattgcataaaaataatgaaaagagGTTCCAATTCATTTGAAGGGAAGCTAGCTGAATGCTGATTTAGAGGAATAGTTGTACAAGAAATTAATACAGCAAATGCATGCATgcgtttttattattttttgaaaagaggtatttttcttgaagcttttgttttcattttcagtttttctTTCAGATGTACTCTTCTTCTCTATGAATTAACTTAATCTGATTAATTGCTTATTTTTGTGTTGAACGATAATATATAAGTTATAACTCCTTATATAACCTCATTTCTTCTGCatcagaaaaatatattttgaatgacATAGTGCAATCTGTGCAGTTTAACTCTCATGGCTCATCTGTTTCTTCTCAATCTGGTATTGGACTCGGGGTCCAGTCCACAAGTCTCGGTGGTATTTCTTCTGCTTCACTGCAGCAGCCACCCAATCCTGTCCATTCCCCCTCTAGTCAACAGCCATTGATGCCAGGTATTTCTAAAGATGCATCTATGTTGTGTCTCATATACTAGTTGTGTTTTGCTGAATAACTGTGTGCTTAGATAGTATGATTGTTGTTATTATGAGATAGTTATATATCATATTATCTGTATTATGCAGATGTTGGCAATTCTAAGATTGAAGAACAGTAGCAGCATATTTCACCTTAATTGGCCATTTTTTGCTTcaaatttctttgttttcttactCATTTTGATCATGAGAAGAGTACTATTTATTGACCTTTGGGTTTTTGTCAATGATATCCAAAGTTTATTTGGTGCAACCATGAATGTTATGACATGATCACTCATGTAAGGTTTGGGCTACCGTGGAAGAGCTAAAAAAATTCCTTGTGACTGATTCATTGGAAGAAAGAAGTGAACCGAAAATTGGACAATGGTTTCTACATGGTCCTCATCTtgaaaaacttatatatatatatatatatatatattttgctgggtttttgtaaaaaaaaaacatagttgtTGGGTTTTCTATCTTCTATTATATTCTACAATAAATGCAtgtgtaaaatatattaaaaattaagtgaTAAGTAAGGGTATACttgaccccaaaaaaaaaaaaataaccgaAGGAGAGTTAAGGAGATATAAGAAAGACAACTGTGACAACAAAATAGTTCGGTTCGGTTAAAAGATAGTTCAATTTGCTTCAAAACATTTTAGTTCTGTTCAGATTTCAATCCAATTTGTTTTTAAGCCCATAATGACTACAATAGTAACAGAGTATGGCTACAATAGTAACAGAGTATATATCTCCTTCGCAACTTTCAAGAGAGAGTATGCAAATCAATCACAAGTCTCAAAGATCGGGTTAACCTGTGGACTGTCCCCGAACGAATCGGATTTTCTCCTCctctgaaattgaaaattgttcACCTGTCATGCTACATCTTTTTATACTGTATGaggtaattaaagaaataagtaTTATCCTTGTagatatatgtttttaaaataaatataaaaaatataagaaataaaaaagaatacaaattaatattaatcttactattatatttaattgtttgTAATATTGATagtataagaaattataaaatatttttaaattatgtaaatgcatataaaaaacaattataatttataaaaacataagTATTATCTTTTGTGAATGAACATACACCTATTAATTAGATTAGAACCATGTACCTTTAGGTTGAAAAAGCACAATTGTCAATGTACACACTCAatctttcaatatatatatatatatatatatatatattattttaatttatatcaatTGGTTATTCTCTAATTTGATTTAATGATCAAATTGTCAATGACACACCTAGTGTTTAAAACTATGACTAAAAGAAAAGTGTATTTTATTGGAAGGTTAATTCTCACTATTCAAGTAAATTATTCTGAATTATAGTTGATATATCTATGCTTGTTGTATCAAAACTTGGAACTAATGAAACAAAAGCACTAGatttctattttcttaaaatcttgATATCCCGCCATTGAGATTCCATGTAGTTGGAAGCAGCACCAGGTTGTGCATAAACCCCAAACTTGAAGTAGTGAGTGCTAGCTCCACGGCCAGGTCCATTGTACCTGGGAGTATTCCCCCCATTAATATAAATCTTCACGTTGTTAGCACCCACATCATGGATCACGTTAAACCGAATCCACCTATTGTAGATGTTTTgttccagtgtaatcgattggTAATGAGTGAGAGAACCACCATAGACTCTACTCTGCGAGGTTGTGGCTGAGGATACTCCACCAAACACTTGTTGGATGCACGTCCCGGTTGTGCCACTAGGCACGTAAAAATACCCTTCAAATTGCCACACACCAGATGTATAATCGTATCCCTACAAAGTCAGAACATAGGCTTGCAATTGCTTCTTGATGTAAATGAAGagtaattttcataataaattctCTAATCTATTTTCttccaatataattttttattattgatttacatttattgataattaagaagaatgataaaaaaaagtgtgagtTGAGGCTTACAGTGATACGAATCTCAGTTCGTGGCTCCGTTGCACTGCCTTGCATGTGAGGCTTGTCCGAGGAGTATACCAAAAATCTGTGCACTCCATTTGAAAAGCTGTAGCGTTGGCTGACTGGAACGTCGTAAGGCCTTTGGACTTGGAAGTTTGAGTTACTTAGTGGAAGACGGGTGAAGCCATATGTGGGATCGGCGGCAACCAAGGAAAGAGTGGTCAGAGAAATTATTAATGACAAAAGGGTTACACACAAAATGGGTTTCGGCACCATTGTTTTGTTGTAGATAAAAGATGATTACTTCTTTTTCCTCAAATATTAAGTGGTTCGTGAGGAACGCTACTGTTATTTATAGAAGATCAAGTGCCAAATGGTTGACGCACATTGAGGGTTTATTTGATTTCTCTTGTCTTGTATGTTTTATCTCATTACCCGTCTACTTTTTGAAAGGTTTGAAGGTGACAATTAAATTCTGATGTCGAAGTCAAAATGCataatttaattgtaatttataGAAGTAAAAAAGTGACTAatcatattcttttatttttttatctataaatacttataaaaaaaatttattttaattaaacctCTCTCTATATAAAAGTTATAGATTTATATTACTGATAACTATTACGATATACCTTCGtacctttttatatttatctaatgaGATTTAGTGTAAATTGTTAAGTAGTGTGTTtgagttattataatttttttttacatagatTTGGTtcctctttataaaaaaattattaccacTAAAACTCAACAAATTTTAGAATGCTCAACActcatattatataaaataaatattgttatatatataatattgataaaaaaaatttgtttatcattaaataacacaatatactattttcaattatatatttatttttacatgttAAATGTTTTCAGCTTAAATAATACTAGTAATCTCGAGTTCAACCAAATTCTAAGTATATATGCAGTTGTGTTTAATGTGCATATATAAAACTTTGtcatttataaataatagtttttatcCAAAATGAGTAATTGTTTGCGCTTAAATATTTTCCTGGTctctaaaaaatgtttttagtgTTTCAGTAGGTAtatgaaaatttagaaaaaaaaaagtgcaagtATGTCCtttatcatgtaaaaaaatgtatgtcattttataattatattatataataatttaaaaattgttaataataattaatatatcaattaatttcaaGTACTtgcaagaaaaagatgaaaataaaaaaataatatttaactgTGTTTTGTTCATTATAAACaagtaacttttttattttgttttactaaATCCCATCCCCTTGCGTCAAGTAAaataccatttttcaaaaaattcatatttttctatttaagaaatatatcaaatatgatttataaaaaaatataagataaaacatataaattatgttaatcaGACACTCTTTCCTTTGGTatcataagtaaataaaaaataagatcaaTTCTAAAATATCCTAGATTAAAACTTActatcatatataaataaaaaaattattgaaaataaaattaaaattaaataaaaatattttataaatgataatattaaatataacaaaattgattatatttatttatatttaacttcaatatataacatcttttttattttttttatacatgagTTCGCAAGAGTATCACATTATTATGACATATTTACACGTATatcttatctaaaaaaattaggCACCGTATGACCACCTAATGTTATTAATCATCTGGACCGTTTACAGTTTCAAAAAGAAACTGCACGGTGCATTGTGTATagttgaaaatttaataattaaaattaacaaaaaaaatgtaaaataagtaCACCTTATGTTACACGTTATATATGACATTTAAgattttaacataaatattaaaaaatataattaatttgttaaattttaaacaaaatattttatatttttttaatatatttttttatctctttaattaatgactcatttattttttacatatattaatctcactaaatattgattaagaatagtcttgaaaaaaaatatttaatgtaatattatttttataaaataacatattttagaatattttttctaaatctGATCTGAAACGGTTGGGATAATTTATTACTAATGAAATAAATTGaatacgttttttttttctaaaataagtgTTATTTTAGGATATTTAACACATATGaagaaaactaataaataaagtaaaaataatgataattttacaaatttataggtaaccatatcattaatattatattcaaaaactaaaataaaacttgttaaaaatattaataaaaaaataattaatattatattaaaaaactacCTACACCCAACATGAcacttattttaagataaaattatttttcaattgtgacacttattttagtaattttaatgAGACttgatgaaattaaattaataacaaaaaataaattagagaccCCTTTCAcatatgaaattgaaattatatttcaaaaattaaattttgattttaactttataaaaaaaataaaattgttttaaaatcataattctaCTATGTTTGAACTATGAAAAAGAAAGATGTAGAATAATagtaatttcaattttgttcATCTACTTTCTACTGAATATTGCGTTTCATACTGGAATTAAATGATGGGAGTTATCACGTATAAAATTCAAAGACAAACTGCAGTTCATGAATCACCAATCTCTTTCTTCTCAGTGCACCGGATAAAAAAGCCCACGGTCGTTCATACCGCGCGCACACGGCAGTTTATCAATTACACCAAAGGTAAACGTCAATTTTGGCAAGCTATATTCCGCCACAATAATAGGTTTATCTTTTAGTATTTGACCAACTCATGAAACGAATGCTTACAGATTAATACAGGTTTCTTATCGTTATTTTAGTCTCTTCATGAAACCACACGTTGGTTAACTAAAATAGATAAGATGCTTTTTGTTGTCTAGGTTTTAATGTAGACTGCTACTCACACGTAcatttaataacaaattttcaGAAATATCTTCGTCGCAAAGTTGCCTTGACCAATCGTGCAATGGATCGAGAAAGTTGATTCTTAACATTCAACATTACCTAATCAATGATCTGTGCCTTTTACAAAAGGAAATCTATATTATTGCTGTATTAATTATCTCGCGAAATCGAAAGGACTCCAACATGTTTTCAATCATGCATCATTTCATTTCTAGTTTTCCTTTGGGCTAAAGCTTCCAACCATGCATATATGTGCAGCATCTTCTACATGCATTGCAATATTTTGATCCTAGATGTggtctaattattattatagggGAGCAGCTAGACACCTTGTCAGCTCTGAGGGTAGTGAATGAGACTAACATACAAAGTAGTTGAGAATgaaatatttgtatattaattatatttaataagataagaaaaaaataactaacataCAAAGTACTTCAGAATTAGATgagaaaatctttaaaaaaataaatctttacacctattttcttctctcttttttttatataaataatattcacaattataaatattgttttaacaAAGAATGGATTTTACTAGTATTATGCTTAGAGTGCATATCATTAAAAAGATATAGGTACTtaatgacaattattttttggTGGTTACAATAAATTACTAGAAATATTATGATTTCTATCATGCATTTAAACCATCACAAtttgacacatttttttatataattttgggatgacattgaagaaaaagaagaagaagtgaatAATTAACTCTTGATCTATATAAGTTCGAAGACTTTAGATATTTTGATAGGTAGTTCAAGAAgcacatttgataaaattggttTAGGATATTCTAAAATACCATGTCGATAAATATACctattgtaacaaaaaaaaaaaaagacacaatgcCACTAAATGTTATCATAGGAAAAGAGTTCCAAGAAGAGAACTCTTTAAGCTAAATGGACCCAGAAAAACATAGCTACAATACAAAGATCTAATTCTTATTATGCAAGATCAtacaaaggaaaagaaaaagaagtttatCTAAGGCAATGATGGTATCAACAAAAAGTCCCCAATatcaatggaaaaaaaaagaagaaataagagTTGTCACCAAGGTGACAACTACTAATTGGTAGAGACATTAACAAGGTAAGATACTCTACTTAAAAAGGTTATCCTACAATCTTCTAGCAGAATTGTGATTAGAAAGAAAATAGGAAAACCGCCTAAAAATATACTtcttaaagaacaaaaattacCAATAAGTCTTGAACAATCAttgcaaagattttttttttcaagaaatgcTACACGATATTCTTTTTCTTAGAAgctatttgtgaaaaaaatgtgGCAACAAGAATTTGTGAAAAACTTTTCATCTTGGTAAAGAAAGTTCTCTATGATCATAAAGTTTGTCATAAACATTACAAAAGTAAGCTCCTAAGTAAATCAAGAAGCTAAATCACTTTTGTGAGAAAAGGTAAGAAACCATATATTTTAGTTTggttaacaacaaaaaaagagaggagAATTTGCCACATTGATCTAAAGTGATACATTACATCATATAGGTCTTCATTTTATTCAAGACTTGCTTTTGGCCGTCacttttgaataaattaaaattaaaggtcAAATCTACACAGTGTGTTTGATTTAAagggtgaaaataaaaaaatataaatagaaatacTTTAAAGTAACATATAAAAAACGTCAGATTCACATGGaatcatataattttcttattccTCAACTAAGCACGCCCTTATTATTTTGCACACCAACAATTCGTAAGATAATTAACTCTTCACAAATTATTAATCAATCTTTTATCAAAATTCatcatgctattttttttatcaatgccATGCATCAATTGTAACAACcaaaaactttttttctaaaattttagaaaaggaattcgaaaatcaatattttcaagaattttaattttaagatgttaagattgttttttaaaaagtattcttAAAACTCAATTGAATAAATTTaggataatttattaattaatattcaaaaataaagaaaaccttcttttaaatttgaagcgttaaaaactattttttaaaatcttataaattaaattt encodes the following:
- the LOC114408224 gene encoding citrate-binding protein-like, with protein sequence MVPKPILCVTLLSLIISLTTLSLVAADPTYGFTRLPLSNSNFQVQRPYDVPVSQRYSFSNGVHRFLVYSSDKPHMQGSATEPRTEIRITGYDYTSGVWQFEGYFYVPSGTTGTCIQQVFGGVSSATTSQSRVYGGSLTHYQSITLEQNIYNRWIRFNVIHDVGANNVKIYINGGNTPRYNGPGRGASTHYFKFGVYAQPGAASNYMESQWRDIKILRK